GCGGGTCCGCACCAACCCGGATCACGCCCATCTGGAACCTCGTGAGCATGCTCTGCTGGAAATAGCCCGTCATGGCAATCTGACGCCCCACGACCACGGGGAGCGGTATATCGATCACGCGAGGGACGCCGGTGCGGCGGATGCGGACATTCTCGAGGCGCTGGCGGTCGCCAGTCTGGCTTCAGAGATCAGTCATGTGTCGACCATGCTGGATATTCCTGCGGATATCCGCCCGTGAGCGCAGGCGCGTAGATTTTATTCCCGGGCTATAGCTCTCGATCCCGGCGCATTCGTGCTTCCGGATCTTTTCCTTTCCGCAGGTTTCTTCTTGTGCATGTTTCTCTTGCCGTGTGTTTCTAAAGCAATTTAGCGGTGAGTTTCGTCGCGTGTGTGAATTCCCGTTCTGGCGCATTTACCCAACTAAATCGCGTTCGGACTTGAAAATAAGAATAGTTATCAATAGTATGCGCACTTTCTAAAAGAGGTACAAAAGTACCAGCTGTACCCCTTTTTCTTATGGGCAATCGTCGATTGCCCGGATCATCATCCATCGCATAAAGACATAACGGGAAGCGGACATGCCCTCTAGCCACAACACGTCGGATGTATTTTTCTCTGTTGATCAACTGAGCCGCGCCATCAGGGTCGCAGGTATAGGGCTTGTGGGACTGTTCGCGGGTGCTGCGCTGGCTGAAGAAACGCCGGCAACGGCGCCGGCGCCGAGTGCGGCAGAGCAACTGGAAGAAGTCGAGGTGACCGGCGACGGCTCACAGGTAGTGCTGTCAAAAGAGTACGCCGGAGGCCAGGTCGCCCGGGGCGGCCGCGCCGGGATACTGGGTAACCTGGATATGATGGATTCGCCATTCTCCAGCACCAGCTACACCGGTGATCTGATGCTGAATCAGCAATCGGTGAGTGTCGCGGACGTACTGCAAAATGACCCCACCGTGCGCGTGGCCAAGGGTTTCGGTAATTTCCAGGAGCTGTACATGATTCGCGGCTTCCCGGTGTTTTCCGACGATATGACCTACAACGGTGTCTACGGCATCCTGCCGCGCCAGTTTGTCGCCAGCCAGTTGCTGGAGCGGGTGGAAGTTTTCCGCGGCGCTAGCGCCTTTCTGAACGGCGCGGCTCCCGGCGGCAGTGGCCTCGGTGGCGGGGTAAACCTGGTGCCGAAGCACGCCCCGGAAGAGGCACTGACCCGCGTTACCGCGGGTGTGGAAGGTAACGGTAACGCTTACGGCGCTTTAGATGTGGCGCGCCGCTTTGGCGACGCCGACAGCTCCGGTATCCGTGTGAACCTGCTGGAACGCAGTGGTGAAACCGCAATTGAAGACCAGGACCGTGCGCTGAGCGTGTTCTCCCTCGGCTACGACTACAGCGGCGAGCGCCTGCGTCTGTCTGCGGATCTCGGATATCAGAACCATCGTATCGATGCACCGCGCCCGGCAGTTACGCCCTGGGGCGAAATCCCCGAAGCGCCGGATGCGGACAGCAACTTCGCCCAGCCCTGGACCTATACCGATGAGGAACAGTTGTTCGGGGTAGTGCGTGGCGAGTACGACCTGACCGAGACCACTACCGCATGGATTGCTACGGGCATGCGTGACGGCAGTGAAGCCAATGTGCTTTCCAATCCCAGTGCATCTGCGGACGGAGTGACGTCTGCCTACCGCTTCGACAACGCCCGGGAAGACAAAGTGTTGTCCGGGGAGGCCGGTGTGCGTACCAGTTTTGATACCGGCTCGGTGGGGCACACCGTGACGGTTTCTGTGGCGACGTATTCTCTGGAATCTGCCAACGCCTATGCCTTCTCCAACTTCGCGGGTTTCGCAGGTGACCTGTACAATCCGACCGCGGTGGAGAAGCCGGCAGCGGATTTCTTCGTCGGCGGTTCCCTGTCGGATCCGAATGTGACCGAGGAAACCGATGTTTCCAGTGTGGCCATCTCCGACATGGTGTCACTACTGGATGACCGGTTGCTGGTGAGCCTGGGGGTGCGTCAGCAGAACATCGAAACCGGCTCCTTCAATTACAACACCGGCGCGGCCCTGTCTTCCTATGACGAAAGCGCGTTGACGCCGGTGGCGGCTGTGGTGTTTAAACCCTCCGCGCAGGTTTCCGTGTACGCGAATTACATCGAGGGTCTGGTTGCCGGTGATGTCGCGCCGGAAATGAGTGGTTCTGTGGAGGTGGTCAACGCCGGCGAAGTCATGGAGCCCTACAAGACTGAACAGTTCGAGACCGGAGTCAAATACGACGCGGGCAACCTGGGGGGCACACTGAGCGCCTTTACCACCAGCAAGCCCAGCAGCTACGTACAAAACGGTGTGTTCGATACCTATGGCGAACAGCGCAATCGCGGCCTGGAGCTGAGCGTATTCGGCCAGCCCCTGGAAAGTTTGCGCCTGATTGGCGGTGCTACCTGGCTCAATGCGGAAATGACCCGCACTGCGGGTGGACTGAACCAGGGCAAGGACGCGATTGGCGCGCCCGAGCTGCAGTTCAACATCAATGCGGAGTGGGATCTGACGGCGGTACCGGGACTGACCCTGGAAGCCCGCGGCATTCACACCGGATCTCAATACGCGGACGCTGCCAGCATCATCCAGGTGGACAGCTGGAACCGTTTTGACCTGGGCGCCCGTTACCTGACCCAGGTGGAAAACAAAGACCTGACCCTGAAGGCGCGGGTGCAGAATGTGAGCGATGAAAACAACTGGGTTTCGGTCGGTGGTTATCCCGGGGCCAATTATCTGGTGCTAGGGCAACCGCGCACTTTCCTGCTTTCCGCTTCTGTCGAGTTCTGATTGATGGGGTTGATCTTTGCCTCCCTACTGAGTAGCGCTGGCGTGCTGGGCCTGTACGGCAGCTGGCGCAACTGGTCACTGTTACAGCGCTGGGGCACACTGGCGGGCTGGAGTCTGCTGTTGCTGTCCGGTTTCCTGTGGGCCGGCAGTGCGGCCAGCATTGAGCTGGGACTCTGCTATGCGCTGCTTGCACTCACCGCCTGCGCCTGGCTGTTGGTCGGGTACAACCGTGAACAACGCCCGCAACGCCCGTCGGCGCTGGCCGCCGGCAAACTGCGCT
This is a stretch of genomic DNA from Microbulbifer bruguierae. It encodes these proteins:
- a CDS encoding TonB-dependent receptor, which codes for MPSSHNTSDVFFSVDQLSRAIRVAGIGLVGLFAGAALAEETPATAPAPSAAEQLEEVEVTGDGSQVVLSKEYAGGQVARGGRAGILGNLDMMDSPFSSTSYTGDLMLNQQSVSVADVLQNDPTVRVAKGFGNFQELYMIRGFPVFSDDMTYNGVYGILPRQFVASQLLERVEVFRGASAFLNGAAPGGSGLGGGVNLVPKHAPEEALTRVTAGVEGNGNAYGALDVARRFGDADSSGIRVNLLERSGETAIEDQDRALSVFSLGYDYSGERLRLSADLGYQNHRIDAPRPAVTPWGEIPEAPDADSNFAQPWTYTDEEQLFGVVRGEYDLTETTTAWIATGMRDGSEANVLSNPSASADGVTSAYRFDNAREDKVLSGEAGVRTSFDTGSVGHTVTVSVATYSLESANAYAFSNFAGFAGDLYNPTAVEKPAADFFVGGSLSDPNVTEETDVSSVAISDMVSLLDDRLLVSLGVRQQNIETGSFNYNTGAALSSYDESALTPVAAVVFKPSAQVSVYANYIEGLVAGDVAPEMSGSVEVVNAGEVMEPYKTEQFETGVKYDAGNLGGTLSAFTTSKPSSYVQNGVFDTYGEQRNRGLELSVFGQPLESLRLIGGATWLNAEMTRTAGGLNQGKDAIGAPELQFNINAEWDLTAVPGLTLEARGIHTGSQYADAASIIQVDSWNRFDLGARYLTQVENKDLTLKARVQNVSDENNWVSVGGYPGANYLVLGQPRTFLLSASVEF